GCATCTCGCACTGTTTCACAAGGATGGGAGAAAACTGGCTTCAATAAAGTGGCTGTTTTGCTGGGATTTGTCTTTTATTTACAAGAATTGGAGCAGAATATAAAATAAGTTTCCAAATTTATTGAATGAGCTTATGCTACACCATCATCACGAGAGGGAACAGAATGCAGTATTGAAAATAACTACTCATTTGATATAGCCTTTATTCATGATACAATTTTAGCTCAACTTTGACTGTATGCCATTCACAAGTATAAAGGTAAGAAAACAAAGATTTGAAGTACATTTTTCAAACATGTTTCTTGAGTTTAAATTACACCtgtttatatatgtgtataagtGTAGATGTACTCTTTCTGTACAATACAGTACGGAAAGATTTAAAACATTcagaaatacaaacaaaaattgacagtacACGTCTGACGGTCATTTTTTTCAATATCATATATACTACATTACATATAAATACTGTACATATACTGTAGGAGAACTGCACTCCAAACACAGGGTGGCGGTAGAGCGCTGATGCGCCATATGATGGGCGACTCAAAACAACGAGGCAAATCAAGTGGCTCGTTGACTCCGTGACGTCATTCCCAAGCGACGAGAAACAATGGTAAGTGAGCAAGCAATTTTCTCTACGCCTCGAAAGGTTTATCGTACAGTAACATTGCAATACTTTATGTTGGACCAACATAAAATATGATATAGTTGCATTGaatgtattgtttttattcGATTACTTTTGTTTGGTATATTCACAAAAAGCACCACGTTTAACGACTGCTTCAGCCTTTAGCTGATGGCTATTAGCGTTAGCTTTTCTGtcatcttgttttcatttcTTGCGATGTCATTTAAAATAATCTCGTGAAAATAGCGACTTTATATAATGTGTGCGGGTGGGTTTCCTTGtaagaacatttatttattctgtacttgttcatttatttttgacgaACGGAGCTAATATGTGGGTCGTGAGAGTCGATTTTGACGGTCGCGAGTTCTGTCTTTTCTGTTATTGAAACATATTTATAGAGTTTGGTATGACTGACACTAATATTAAACAATGTGTGACTATTCAAGGGTCAAAGCCAGAGCGGCGGTCACGGTCCAGGGGGAGGCAAAAAGGATGATAAGGTAAGGTTGGCATAGCACGTTTAAGGTAACAATAATCTGTttatgtcattattattattattgtttatattacaCCGCATAATCCACTCGCGTGTTATATCATGTTGGTCATTTCATTAATGTTATGTTTTTTCCTCTCGTTATGAAAATGATGTTAATTTTTTCCATGTTGGCTCCATTCaaattagtatttatttttaaagcttTGGTTATGGTGCTTGATAAGCGTTTCACTTTTTCAggataagaaaaagaaatatgAGCCCCCGATCCCCACTAGAGttggcaagaagaagaagaagacaaaaGGACCAGATGCTGCCAGTAAACTACCACTGGGTAAGTAAATAAAACCAACTAAAATCGTTTTTATTTGCAAATCAGTTTGGGTGCAAACTCTAGCAGTAGAAATGTTGTGCGTTTATGTAACTGATCATTCTGAAATGATTTTGATCATTTCAGTCACCCCTCATACTCAATGCCGCTTGAAGCTACTAAAGCAGGAGCGGATTAAGGATTACCTCCTCATGGAGGAGGAGTTCATCAGAAACCAGGAACAAATGAAACCCCTGGAAGAAAAACAAGAGGTAAGTCTTATAAACATATTGAATATATAGGAATTCTATAATATGAGCAGCTGCTGGATAAAAAAGTTGTCTTTGCGTCACAGGAGGAGAGGTCCAAGGTGGACGACCTGCGAGGGACACCCATGTCTGTGGGAACTCTGGAAGAGATCATCGATGACAACCATGCTATTGTGTCCACCTCAGTTGGATCTGAGCATTATGTCAGCATCTTGTCCTTTGTGGATAAAGATCTGCTGGAGCCAGGGTGCTCAGTCCTGCTTAACCATAAGGTAATGTTCAATGAAGCTCCTCcatttgtcattaaaaaaatttaTAAGGTTGATATTCATCTTGTTTATCCTTCAGGTTcatgctgtgatcggggtgctGATGGATGACACGGATCCATTGGTGACTGTGATGAAAGTGGAGAAGGCCCCTCAAGAAACATATGCTGACATCGGGGGACTGGACAATCAGATCCAGGAGATAAAGGTTAGAGTAAATAAATTGTTGAATTTAATCTTTTTGTATATTTTACAAAAGTTTTGGAAATACTAACAGCTGAGCGTTAGAATGCATATTGAAAGGccgcatattttttttaaatatatgtggATGCCTATATGGTAATACTGTATATAGTTATTAAATCCCCAGTCCATAGGTTGattgtgtgtggttgtgtggtGCTCTTCCAGGAGTCAGTGGAACTTCCTCTTACACATCCAGAGTATTATGAAGAAATGGGCATAAAACCGCCTAAAGGTGTCATCCTCTATGGACCACCTGGCACAGGTGAGCATACAGTCGCGGATGCAGGATTTAGAAATTAAGAAATTATTGTCAGCTACTGTCTTTGACTGTTTATAGGGACAGCGCATGTAAGTGGACAATTCGGTGTACTACTCATAAAATCACCTATTCAGATTTTGGggggaatcaatcaatcaatctatctatctatcatccATTCTATGTTGCGCTGATTCATCCTCTCAATAATACCGTGTGCCACAGCCAAACTGACTCGTCCagtagatggcgccaaagcgccGTTTAAGAAGTACCTAGGTTTCAATATACAGGCCTGTGGCGCTATCTTGTGGCATCGTGCTGCCAAGGAAGAAGCATGAAGTGGCACATCTTGACTGAGACACGCTCTGTTTGTCACAAAAGGGCCACTTTTAGTCTAGCTGTTTCAAAATTAGTTTTACAAGTCATCTATAGCATCATTACACATTCAAACCATATTTGGTATGATGCATTGTggtcgctgtttttttttttgctagaacGTTTCTAATGCTTAATGTTTGCTCACCAGGTAAGACACTGCTGGCAAAGGCCGTAGCCAATCAGACGTCCGCCACTTTCCTGCGTGTGGTGGGCTCCGAGCTCATCCAGAAGTACCTGGGAGACGGGCCCAAGCTGGTACGAGAACTCTTCAGGGTAGCAGAAGAACACGCGCCCTCCATCGTTTTCATTGATGAAATCGACGCTATCGGGACTAAGAGGTGCAAAGATGTTCTCGTTGTAAGCACCGTTCAGGACGGAATGGCGGACATCTGACGTGTTTGTGTCGCACAGGTATGACTCCAACTCTGGTGGTGAGAGAGAGATCCAGAGGACCATGCTGGAACTGCTCAACCAGCTGGACGGCTTCGACTCGCGGGGCGACGTCAAAGTTATCATGGCTACTAATCGGATAGAGACTCTGGATCCGGCCCTCATCAGACCTGGTCAGTTGGACTCTTCTGTagataaatgatttttttctttgttaattttattattattattatttcttattTGTAGTAGTAATCagtgctttttgttttctttgttccCCTCAGGGCGAATCGATCGAAAGATTGAGTTCCCCCTGCCTGACGAAAAGACCAAACGGAGGATCTTCCAGATTCACACGAGCCGCATGACAGTGGCTGACGACGTCACCCTCGACGACCTCATTCTTGCGAAGGACGATCTATCGGGAGCAGACATTAAGGTGCGATAAATTAGGAGAacaattttcagttttgttgACATTGTCAGATTAATTCATTttcccaatatttttttttgtgctttgagTTTAGATTGAACATAGTGGTGTTTGAATACCTTGTACAGTGTTTGTCAAAACTAAGAATTTGAGGCTGCCTCCGGGAGACCTCTGAATATTATACTTATATATTATTAGTGTCAATAACTGCTTGGAAGTTTGTCCGCTCCCCTCATGTGGCATGTTAAGAAATGACGTGCATTTTTGCCGGAAAAAAGCAACTAAATTATTTGTTTTCACTACACTCAGCTCCATTTATCATAAATGATTCAGCAAAATAACAAAGTCTTTGTCCACTGCAGGCCATCTGCACAGAGGCAGGCCTCATGGCACTGCGGGAACGCCGCATGAAAGTCACCAACGAGGACTTCAAGAAATCCAAGGAAAACGTCTTGTACAAGAAGCAAGAAGGCACACCGGAGGGACTATACCTCTAAGCTCCAAACCGTTCTCTTTCTTCCCACCCCACCTGTATACAGCACCATGTGAAAGAGAGGGGGCCATCAGATGAGTTGTTCATCTCTGAGAATTTTGTCATATTTCGTGCATGTCATGTCTGGTTTATCCCACTCTCTTTAGGTTCCAGTTTCagatattaataaaaaaaaaaaatacattataccCAGTCCTGTGCAAGATTTCAGTAAAATCTACAATCCAATCTATTGCAATCCACACTGCACGTCTGATTCCACCACAGATGGTAAAGAAATAAATCCTGTCCTGATCGAGTGCTGTTTAAAAAGAGGGGGGGCAAAATCAGTGAATTTTCACAAAGCTGTCCACAAATATCCAATACTAGTGCAGTCAGAATTGAATCTGCTGTCATATTTTAATCAGCAGTTAAATGATTACAGCACAGATAAGTAAATGCAGCTAAGCTGATGTCTGACAGTGCAACAGAGCAGCAACTGATTTAATCCCTCTTGATGTGGAGCCACATGTATCGCTGTGCTCAGCAGAAAGAGGTCCCGTGCAGCAGGCATCCGAGAAGTGCCCCTCCTTCAAAACACTTTCCTTATTGAATCTGGTCGACATATCAAGTGCTATGGAGTAAAAATTGGTCAAATCCTTGGAAAACAACACCAGACAAGCCTTGAAATTGAACGCCTCAGGGAACAGGGAACAAGGTCACCAAAGAAACACTGCGTAATACTTTGCAAAACTGTCAATCACTGTTACCACACCACTGGACACTTTTTTTATAACTAAATTTTCTTAAGCTACAGTGTAGCACCCTCCCAGATAGCAGCAGTACTAGAGCATCTCCAAAAAACTGAAGACAAATTTGTGTCTTTTAACATACTTTGCTAATATGATATTATCAGATGACATATTCATGGATAAGTGACATGTGACTCATTTCTGCTCTGTGGCCACTACGTGACGCTATAGAGTCAAACTCCCATTCTGACAGACATGACTTACAAGTGTGTTGGGACGCGAGGAACAATATGTCAAAACTGTCTGCCACACCGCAGGAAATGAGAGGTAAAGTTGTTTAGTCATCACACGTACCAACGTAAGGAGAAACCCTGCAATGCCGAAACGAAAGCTGTCGATTTCACTCGGGCCTGACACACTTGTAGCGGCCAATCGTAAATCCGCACTCTCCCCATATCATTTTCTGCGGGCCAATGAAAAATAGTTACGTTTTATATCCGTCGTCATAATGTCAAGGGATTAGAAAATAAGGCGTTCGCAGACCAGTGCTGAACGGTACATTACTTTTCAACTTTTCTAAATTTATGTTTATTATATTCCCATCAAACGCCGCTGCCTGGTGCAATGCAGGTCCCGTGTGACCAATGAGAAGAGCCGACACATGGAGTATAATATTGCGGGTCTGAAGTAGCCAATCAGAAGCGACTTCACAATGCCGGGTACCGCAAATTCTCCAGCTTCAACCATGGCACTTCCTATGCTAGCGGGATCCTTGCGCGGAAGCAAACTAGTGCTTTTGCTAGGGAACTACTTTGTCCACAAATTAAAAATACCTCTTAAAATAagattgttgatttttttaaacgtttaaagatACACTTTGATGCCCAATTAcgagttcatacatttatttattataattgaCACTTAATCTACACTTAGAAGTTGTAGGTTTTGTTTTGCACAAAGTAttaatagtttttttgtttttgtttgtttttacaaaaaTAGTTGACAATGGCTTTGGATTGgattttataaaaaataatgtattttatctgtcatctcattaaaaaaatattctgtaACAACACATCACAGGCATTTAAGTTGTGTACAAACGGGGCCAAGTTTGTATTTTACAAAAGGTGCCTTAAAACAATGGTTATTTTCTGTGTTTTATGAATGTCAACAAAAAATTTAAATATGTCC
This genomic stretch from Syngnathus scovelli strain Florida chromosome 20, RoL_Ssco_1.2, whole genome shotgun sequence harbors:
- the LOC125990143 gene encoding 26S proteasome regulatory subunit 4, coding for MGQSQSGGHGPGGGKKDDKDKKKKYEPPIPTRVGKKKKKTKGPDAASKLPLVTPHTQCRLKLLKQERIKDYLLMEEEFIRNQEQMKPLEEKQEEERSKVDDLRGTPMSVGTLEEIIDDNHAIVSTSVGSEHYVSILSFVDKDLLEPGCSVLLNHKVHAVIGVLMDDTDPLVTVMKVEKAPQETYADIGGLDNQIQEIKESVELPLTHPEYYEEMGIKPPKGVILYGPPGTGKTLLAKAVANQTSATFLRVVGSELIQKYLGDGPKLVRELFRVAEEHAPSIVFIDEIDAIGTKRYDSNSGGEREIQRTMLELLNQLDGFDSRGDVKVIMATNRIETLDPALIRPGRIDRKIEFPLPDEKTKRRIFQIHTSRMTVADDVTLDDLILAKDDLSGADIKAICTEAGLMALRERRMKVTNEDFKKSKENVLYKKQEGTPEGLYL